The proteins below are encoded in one region of Lactuca sativa cultivar Salinas chromosome 3, Lsat_Salinas_v11, whole genome shotgun sequence:
- the LOC111882054 gene encoding sulfiredoxin, chloroplastic/mitochondrial, whose protein sequence is MASFLLNTLRNPSVFASSSSNGSLPTSSNQVSQSGKGGPVIIELPLNQIRRPLMRTRANDPQKVQELMDSIAQIGLQVPIDVLEVDGAYYGFSGCHRYEAHQRLGLPTIRCKIRRGTKETLRHHLR, encoded by the exons ATGGCTAGCTTTCTTCTCAACACCTTGAGAAACCCCAGTGTTTTCGCTTCCTCTTCCTCCAATG GGTCTCTTCCAACTTCAAGTAATCAAGTATCTCAATCGGGGAAAGGAGGTCCAGTCATTATTGAGCTTCCCCTTAATCAAATTCGGAGACCTTTAATGCGTACAAGAGCTAATGATCCACAGAAGGTGCAAGAACTCATGGATAGTATTGCCCAAATTGGTCTTCAAGTACCC ATTGATGTGCTTGAGGTTGATGGAGCTTATTATG GATTTTCTGGATGTCATCGCTATGAGGCTCATCAGCGCTTAGGCCTTCCAACTATCCGTTGCAAAATACGTCGAGGAACTAAAGAAACCTTAAG GCATCACCTTCGATGA
- the LOC111882044 gene encoding probable arabinosyltransferase ARAD1, whose amino-acid sequence MINQRPIKSRPFPSSSSSSLISTSASSASVSSLPPSSSLIHKSDQTIPKMGKRSILKPTLATILLIFALYALFNTSIYPHTDNTLPTQTRFQVPQKAVPIYMYDLPRKFTYGVIDSYTLARGGTPNEDVTKITFPGNQHAAEWHLFSDLNNPKRSGSYVTRVSDPAKAELFYVPFFSSLSLVANPNRGGAGFRETYNDEETQESLMEWLEKQLYWKRNNGWDHVFICQDPNALYKVVDRVKNGVLLVSDFGRLGRDQASLVKDVILPYSHRINSYKGEIGVENRKSLMFFMGNRYRKEGGKIRDLLFQILESEKDVIIKHGAQSRESRRMATQGMHTSKFCLHPAGDTPSACRLFDAIVSLCVPVIISDYIELPFEDVIDYRKIAVFVDTSSAIKPGYLVKLLRGVKKDRIIEFQRELKKVQHYFEYDERDGTVKEIWRQVSLKLPLIKLMINRDNRLVKRQLMEPDCSCICSNQTGIHTSL is encoded by the exons ATGATCAACCAGAGACCGATCAAATCCAGAccatttccttcttcttcttcttcttcgttaaTTTCAACTTCAGCATCATCTGCATCAGTGTCTTCCCTTCCGCCATCATCGTCTCTCATACATAAATCCGACCAAACCATACCCAAGATGGGTAAAAGATCAATCCTTAAACCAACCCTAGCTACAATCCTCTTAATCTTCGCTCTTTACGCCCTCTTCAATACCTCAATTTACCCTCACACCGACAACACTTTACCTACCCAAACCAGATTTCAAGTTCCCCAAAAAGCAGTTCCAATTTACATGTACGATCTGCCAAGAAAATTCACCTATGGCGTTATAGATAGCTACACACTCGCACGAGGTGGGACGCCAAACGAAGATGTAACAAAGATTACGTTCCCAGGGAATCAACACGCCGCTGAGTGGCACTTGTTTTCTGATTTGAATAATCCCAAAAGATCCGGGTCTTATGTGACCAGGGTTTCGGATCCGGCCAAAGCTGAGCTGTTCTACGTGCCATTCTTTTCATCATTGAGCTTGGTGGCGAACCCTAATCGCGGTGGGGCGGGGTTCAGGGAGACGTATAATGACGAGGAGACGCAGGAGAGTTTGATGGAATGGTTGGAGAAACAATTGTATTGGAAGAGGAATAATGGGTGGGATCATGTGTTTATCTGTCAGGATCCAAATGCATTGTACAAAGTTGTTGATCGTGTGAAAAATGGGGTGTTACTTGTTTCCGATTTTGGAAGGTTGGGTCGAGATCAGGCGTCGTTGGTGAAGGATGTGATACTACCATATTCTCATCGAATAAATTCTTATAAGGGTGAGATCGGGGTTGAAAACCGGAAGTCGCTGATGTTCTTCATGGGGAACCGATATCGGAAGGAG GGAGGAAAGATCCGTGATTTGCTATTTCAGATACTTGAGAGTGAAAAAGATGTTATAATAAAGCATGGTGCTCAATCAAGGGAGAGTAGGCGAATGGCTACACAAGGGATGCATACTTCTAAATTCTGTTTACATCCAGCTGGCGATACACCATCAGCATGTCGCCTTTTTGATGCCATTGTTAGCTTATGTGTTCCTGTTATCATCAGTGATTATATTGAGTTGCCTTTTGAAGATGTCATAGACTACAGGAAAATTGCTGTTTTTGTTGACACAAGTTCAGCTATAAAGCCAGGCTACTTGGTTAAATTGCTTAGAGGAGTAAAAAAAGACCGTATAATCGAATTCCAAAGGGAATTGAAAAAG GTGCAACACTACTTTGAATATGATGAGCGAGATGGAACAGTGAAGGAGATTTGGAGACAAGTTTCTTTAAAACTTCCACTTATTAAACTAATGATCAATCGTGATAATAGGCTTGTGAAGAGGCAATTAATGGAACCCGATTGTTCTTGCATTTGCTCAAACCAAACAGGGATCCATACATCATTATGA